One genomic window of [Clostridium] scindens ATCC 35704 includes the following:
- a CDS encoding YgeY family selenium metabolism-linked hydrolase: MLDFNRIKEAAQKYEADMTRFLRDIVKYPGESCGEKAHIDRIAEEMRKLDFDKVEIDPQGNVLGYMGTGKTLIGYDAHIDTVGIGNIDNWEFDPYEGFESETEIGGRGTSDQCGGIVSAVYGAKIMKDLGLLDDTYRVVVTGTVQEEDCDGLCWQYIINEDGVKPEFVVSTEPTDGGIYRGQRGRMEIRVDVKGVSCHGSAPERGDNAIYKMADILLEIRALNENDADEKTSIKGLVKMLDEKYNPEWKEARFLGQGTVTVSQIFYTSPSRCAVADSCAVSLDRRMTAGETWESCLDEIRALPSVQKYGDDVEVSMYNYDRPSYTGCVYPIECYFPTWVIPQDHKVTKALEAAYKGLYGDKRLGNEETAPSRINRPLTDKWTFSTNGVSIMGRNGIPCIGFGPGAEAQAHAPNEKTWKDDLVRCAAVYAALPAMYCK; encoded by the coding sequence ATGTTAGATTTTAATCGGATAAAAGAAGCGGCACAGAAATATGAAGCAGACATGACCAGATTCTTAAGGGATATTGTCAAATACCCGGGAGAAAGCTGCGGGGAGAAAGCCCACATCGACCGGATCGCAGAAGAGATGCGCAAATTAGACTTTGACAAGGTAGAGATCGATCCCCAGGGCAATGTGCTGGGCTACATGGGAACCGGCAAGACGCTGATCGGCTACGACGCCCACATCGACACTGTAGGCATTGGCAACATCGACAACTGGGAGTTCGACCCTTATGAAGGTTTTGAGTCCGAGACAGAGATTGGCGGGCGTGGAACTTCTGATCAGTGCGGCGGCATCGTATCTGCTGTATATGGAGCAAAGATCATGAAGGATCTGGGACTTCTGGATGATACATACCGGGTCGTAGTCACCGGAACCGTCCAGGAAGAAGACTGTGACGGCCTATGCTGGCAGTACATCATCAACGAGGACGGCGTAAAGCCTGAATTCGTCGTATCCACCGAGCCTACCGACGGCGGCATCTACCGCGGGCAGCGGGGACGCATGGAGATCCGCGTAGATGTAAAAGGCGTATCCTGCCACGGCTCCGCTCCGGAGCGCGGAGACAACGCGATCTACAAGATGGCAGATATCCTGCTGGAAATCCGCGCGTTAAATGAGAATGACGCAGATGAAAAAACCAGCATCAAAGGATTGGTAAAGATGCTGGATGAGAAATATAATCCAGAGTGGAAAGAAGCCCGCTTCCTCGGCCAAGGGACCGTCACGGTTTCCCAGATCTTCTACACCTCTCCCAGCCGCTGCGCCGTTGCAGACTCCTGCGCAGTCTCTCTGGACCGCCGCATGACCGCAGGCGAGACTTGGGAAAGCTGCCTGGATGAGATCCGCGCGCTGCCAAGCGTACAGAAGTATGGAGACGATGTAGAAGTATCCATGTACAATTATGACCGTCCATCCTACACCGGATGCGTCTATCCCATCGAATGCTATTTCCCGACCTGGGTCATCCCACAAGACCATAAAGTGACCAAGGCTCTGGAAGCGGCCTATAAAGGACTCTACGGCGACAAGCGCCTGGGGAATGAAGAGACGGCCCCATCCCGGATCAACAGGCCCCTGACTGATAAATGGACCTTCTCCACCAACGGCGTATCCATCATGGGAAGAAACGGCATCCCCTGCATAGGCTTTGGCCCGGGCGCGGAGGCCCAGGCTCACGCTCCTAACGAAAAGACCTGGAAAGACGATCTGGTAAGGTGCGCCGCCGTCTATGCGGCCCTGCCAGCCATGTACTGCAAGTAG
- the dpaL gene encoding diaminopropionate ammonia-lyase, translated as MSKASDNQLKWTLNTMPKTDDLQARNMSGEEMAKAHAFHQSFPQYSVTPLTRLSNLAEYLGLKRLYVKDESYRFGLNAFKVLGGSYAIARYIAQQLGKDVSEVPYHVLTSKELREEFGQATFFTATDGNHGRGIAWAANKLGQKCVVRMPKGSTQTRLENIAKENATVTIEDLNYDDCVRMAAKEAENTEHGIMVQDTAWEGYEEIPTWIMQGYGTLALEADQQLAKDGCRPTHIFIQAGVGSLAGAVIGYFANRFKENPPIMVVVEAMAADCLYRSAVKGDGSRIDVTGDMLTIMAGLACGEANTVSWDILRNHADAFVSCPDWVSANGTRIYGAPLRGDDRVFSGESGSVTMGLVAALMTKPEYRELREALKLDDSSEVLLVSSEGDTDPDRYREIVWEGLCGTDKEPFEGI; from the coding sequence ATGAGCAAAGCATCAGATAATCAATTAAAATGGACACTCAATACCATGCCGAAGACGGATGACCTGCAAGCGCGCAATATGTCGGGGGAAGAGATGGCGAAGGCGCACGCCTTTCATCAAAGTTTTCCCCAGTATAGCGTGACCCCGCTGACCAGGCTTTCCAATCTGGCGGAGTACTTGGGCCTGAAACGGCTGTACGTCAAAGACGAGTCTTACCGTTTTGGCCTGAATGCCTTCAAAGTATTGGGGGGTTCCTACGCCATCGCAAGATACATCGCGCAGCAGCTGGGAAAGGATGTAAGCGAGGTTCCTTATCATGTGCTTACTTCCAAAGAACTGAGAGAAGAATTCGGCCAGGCCACCTTCTTTACCGCGACCGACGGCAATCACGGAAGAGGCATTGCCTGGGCTGCCAACAAGCTGGGCCAGAAATGCGTGGTAAGAATGCCGAAAGGCTCTACCCAGACCCGTCTTGAAAATATCGCAAAGGAAAATGCCACCGTAACCATCGAGGATCTCAACTATGACGACTGCGTGCGGATGGCCGCCAAGGAAGCCGAGAATACGGAACATGGCATTATGGTGCAGGATACTGCATGGGAAGGCTATGAAGAGATCCCTACCTGGATCATGCAGGGCTACGGAACCCTTGCCCTGGAAGCTGATCAGCAGCTTGCCAAGGATGGATGCCGTCCAACCCATATCTTTATCCAGGCTGGCGTCGGGTCCCTTGCAGGTGCGGTCATCGGATATTTTGCCAACCGCTTTAAGGAGAATCCGCCCATCATGGTCGTCGTGGAGGCCATGGCTGCCGACTGCCTCTACCGCTCTGCCGTCAAGGGCGACGGAAGCAGGATCGATGTCACCGGGGATATGCTGACTATCATGGCCGGCCTCGCATGCGGGGAAGCCAACACCGTATCCTGGGATATCCTGAGAAATCATGCAGACGCATTCGTATCCTGCCCGGACTGGGTAAGCGCCAACGGAACACGTATCTATGGGGCGCCTCTTCGCGGCGATGACAGAGTCTTCTCCGGCGAATCCGGCTCCGTCACCATGGGACTGGTTGCAGCCCTTATGACCAAGCCTGAGTACAGAGAGTTAAGGGAAGCACTGAAGCTGGATGACAGTTCCGAAGTCCTGCTGGTATCCTCAGAAGGCGATACCGATCCGGACCGTTACCGGGAAATCGTCTGGGAAGGCTTATGCGGAACCGATAAAGAACCATTTGAAGGCATATAG
- a CDS encoding helix-turn-helix transcriptional regulator: protein MAGSRLDMLKQIATGLAAQFGDNCEVVVHDLARNVAESSIVHIENGHITGRKVGDGPSGAVLNAIRHQDGPLADKLSYLTKTDNGRILKSSTIYINDDSGKPRYILSINYDITNLLALEGSIHSLTACKIPEESGSEDFNSPKRITHDVNELLDELIEQSVALVGVPVPLMSKEDKIKAINFLNDAGAFLITKSGDKVAKYFGISKYTLYSYVDINK, encoded by the coding sequence ATGGCAGGGTCCAGGTTAGACATGTTAAAACAGATTGCTACAGGACTTGCAGCCCAGTTCGGCGATAACTGCGAAGTCGTGGTTCACGATCTGGCACGCAATGTAGCGGAAAGTTCCATTGTCCATATTGAAAATGGCCATATTACAGGAAGGAAGGTAGGCGACGGGCCGTCCGGCGCAGTGCTCAATGCGATCCGCCATCAGGACGGACCGCTCGCCGACAAACTGTCCTACTTGACCAAGACGGACAACGGACGCATCTTAAAGTCCAGTACCATCTATATTAACGACGACAGCGGAAAACCGCGCTATATACTGTCCATTAATTACGACATCACCAATCTTCTGGCTCTGGAAGGGAGCATCCACTCTCTCACCGCCTGCAAGATCCCAGAGGAATCCGGCAGCGAGGATTTCAACTCTCCAAAGCGGATTACCCACGACGTAAATGAACTTCTGGATGAATTAATCGAGCAGTCCGTAGCGCTGGTTGGAGTGCCTGTACCTCTGATGAGCAAGGAAGATAAGATAAAGGCGATTAATTTCCTCAATGATGCAGGCGCCTTTCTTATTACAAAGTCCGGAGATAAAGTTGCCAAGTACTTTGGCATCTCCAAGTACACACTCTATAGTTATGTAGATATCAACAAATAA
- the ssnA gene encoding putative aminohydrolase SsnA yields the protein MLIIGNGKTITRDANLPFIEDGAVAIEGTRIKEVGATKDMKEKYKDAEYIDARSGVIMPAFINTHEHIYSAMARGLSIKGYHPKGFLDILDGQWWTIDRKLTPEQIRYSAADTMISCIRNGVTTIFDHHASFGHIKDSLFTIAEVAKELGVRSCLCYEVSDRDGMEKAREAVMENAAFIKYALQDDSDMLAGMMGMHAQFTISDATMELAAANKPKETGYHIHVAEGIEDLHDCLKKYGKRIVDRLMDWDILGEKTLLGHCIYINSHEMDLIKDTGTMVVHNPESNMGNACGCPPTMELVRRGILTGLGTDGYTHDMTESYKAANVLHKHHLCDPNAAWGEVPRMLFENNAVIAGRYFKAPLGVLKEGAAADVIVVDYNPPTHLDENNINGHILFGMTGRDVATTVGNGKVLMKDREVKVIDVEETMARCREESAKLWKSING from the coding sequence ATGTTAATAATAGGAAATGGAAAGACAATTACAAGGGATGCTAATCTCCCTTTTATAGAGGACGGGGCGGTGGCCATCGAGGGAACCCGGATCAAAGAAGTAGGAGCCACCAAAGATATGAAAGAGAAATATAAGGATGCAGAATACATAGATGCCAGAAGCGGAGTCATTATGCCGGCGTTCATCAATACCCATGAGCATATCTACAGCGCCATGGCCAGAGGATTAAGTATTAAGGGCTATCATCCGAAAGGATTTCTGGACATCCTGGATGGCCAGTGGTGGACCATTGACAGGAAGCTTACGCCAGAACAGATTCGATACAGCGCGGCTGACACCATGATCTCCTGTATCCGTAACGGCGTGACGACGATTTTCGACCACCATGCAAGTTTCGGGCATATCAAAGACAGCCTGTTTACCATTGCGGAGGTGGCGAAGGAACTGGGCGTACGCTCCTGCCTGTGCTATGAAGTATCAGACAGGGACGGCATGGAGAAGGCCAGAGAGGCGGTCATGGAAAATGCGGCGTTTATCAAGTACGCGCTTCAGGATGACTCAGATATGCTGGCAGGAATGATGGGAATGCATGCGCAGTTTACCATCTCGGACGCGACTATGGAACTGGCAGCTGCCAATAAGCCAAAAGAGACAGGATATCATATCCATGTGGCCGAAGGAATCGAAGACCTTCATGACTGCCTGAAGAAGTATGGCAAGCGGATCGTGGACCGGCTGATGGATTGGGATATACTGGGAGAGAAGACGCTGCTTGGCCACTGTATCTATATTAATTCTCACGAAATGGATCTGATCAAAGATACGGGCACGATGGTGGTCCATAATCCAGAATCCAATATGGGCAATGCCTGTGGCTGTCCCCCGACTATGGAGCTGGTGCGCCGCGGGATACTGACCGGGCTTGGAACCGACGGATATACCCACGATATGACGGAATCCTACAAGGCAGCCAACGTGCTGCATAAGCATCACCTGTGCGATCCCAATGCGGCGTGGGGCGAAGTGCCCAGGATGCTTTTTGAGAACAACGCCGTTATTGCTGGCCGCTATTTTAAAGCGCCTCTTGGCGTGCTGAAAGAAGGGGCCGCGGCAGATGTGATCGTCGTAGACTATAATCCGCCTACCCACCTGGATGAGAACAATATCAATGGCCATATTTTATTTGGAATGACCGGCAGAGATGTGGCGACCACCGTCGGAAACGGCAAGGTCCTTATGAAGGACCGGGAAGTGAAAGTGATCGATGTAGAAGAAACCATGGCAAGATGCAGGGAAGAGTCTGCGAAACTGTGGAAGAGCATCAATGGTTAG
- the ygfK gene encoding putative selenate reductase subunit YgfK: MSDIMTCMSFERLLDWIRTEHDTKGTVFGVHRPYVAAEGRNLSIFGRNLETPIGPAAGPNSQLAQNIAAAYYAGSRFFELKTVQIMDGAELASCVNKPCIKADDECYNCEWSTELYVPQAQEEYIKAWFLLAFMAREYGLGSMGGYQFNISVGYDLAGIKSKKIDTFIESMKDASATETFRECRQYLLDHVSEFQNVAKEDIEGISACICNSATISTLHGCPPQEIESIANYLLKEKKMHTFIKCNPTLLGYEFARETLNKMGYDYVAFGHFHFEDDLQYEDAIPMLGRLMELAESLELEFGVKITNTFPVDVKAGELPSEEMYMSGKSLYPLSISLAAKLSEAFEGRLRIAYSGGADAFNIDKIVGTGVWPVTVATTILKPGGYQRLKQLAEMLDDMGVLPFKGIDVEALKRVAEDAITDRHYVKPAKLPISRKSKEKVPLLDCYTAPCENACPIHQEVSAYMQLAGGEKYEEALQVILNRNALPFITGTICAHGCQSHCTRNFYESPVQIRDTKLQCAKAAYESVLSSLKKRDCCHKKVAIVGGGPSGMAAAFYLARMGADVAIYEKRQKLGGIVSAVIPDFRIDDSVIEKDAALLEKLGVKVFYGREVTSVAELQEEYDAVILAVGAYKRGQLKLDGKEVRNALEFLEEFNRAKGKVNLGKRVVVIGGGNTAMDTARAAKRCAGVEYVYLVYRRTKRYMPADEHELLLAIKDGVEFKELLAPDRMEEGRLICKVTRLGEPDGSGRASVIVTDQTEEIPADTVIAAVGEQVPIDFYEANGIHVDGKGRALVSDSLETNRKGVYVIGDGLFGPSLVVKGMANAIKVAESILGMEISGSMAKAAREEEIYAKKGILAEPGQKEADRCLSCSTVCENCVDVCPNRANISIHVPGMDKRQVIHVDYMCNECGNCKSFCPYKSAPYLDKFTLFASEEDMADSRNEGFTVLDRGKASCKVRYLGEEFAWEKGKDAKLPLGLMRLIETVCRDYTYLLYK; encoded by the coding sequence ATGAGCGATATTATGACATGCATGTCTTTTGAGCGGTTGTTAGATTGGATCAGGACAGAGCATGATACAAAAGGAACCGTATTTGGCGTACACAGACCTTATGTGGCGGCAGAAGGCAGGAATCTGTCCATCTTCGGAAGGAATCTGGAGACGCCTATCGGCCCGGCTGCCGGACCCAACAGTCAGCTGGCCCAGAATATTGCGGCGGCCTATTATGCGGGCAGCCGGTTCTTTGAACTGAAGACGGTGCAGATTATGGACGGCGCGGAACTGGCGTCCTGCGTGAATAAGCCATGCATCAAAGCGGATGACGAGTGCTATAACTGCGAGTGGTCCACCGAATTGTATGTGCCTCAGGCACAGGAAGAATATATCAAGGCGTGGTTCCTCCTGGCATTCATGGCCAGGGAGTATGGACTTGGCAGCATGGGTGGCTACCAGTTTAACATCAGCGTAGGCTATGATCTGGCAGGAATCAAGTCGAAGAAGATCGACACCTTTATCGAAAGCATGAAGGATGCATCTGCTACCGAGACGTTCAGGGAATGCAGGCAGTATCTGCTGGACCATGTGTCGGAGTTTCAAAATGTGGCGAAGGAAGATATTGAAGGGATATCAGCCTGCATCTGTAACTCAGCCACCATCTCCACGCTGCATGGATGTCCGCCCCAGGAAATTGAAAGCATTGCCAACTATCTGCTGAAAGAAAAGAAGATGCATACATTCATCAAGTGCAATCCCACGCTGCTTGGCTATGAGTTTGCCAGGGAAACGCTTAATAAGATGGGATATGACTATGTGGCGTTCGGGCACTTCCATTTTGAAGACGATCTTCAGTATGAGGATGCCATCCCAATGCTTGGAAGGCTGATGGAACTGGCGGAGAGCCTGGAACTGGAATTCGGGGTCAAGATTACGAATACCTTCCCGGTGGATGTTAAGGCCGGGGAACTGCCAAGCGAAGAGATGTATATGTCAGGAAAGTCTCTGTATCCCTTATCCATCTCACTGGCCGCAAAATTATCCGAAGCATTTGAAGGGCGCCTTCGCATCGCCTATTCCGGAGGCGCGGACGCATTTAACATAGATAAGATCGTGGGGACCGGCGTGTGGCCGGTAACGGTAGCCACTACCATCTTAAAGCCCGGCGGATACCAGAGGCTTAAGCAGCTGGCAGAGATGCTGGACGATATGGGGGTTTTGCCCTTTAAAGGAATCGATGTAGAAGCACTGAAGCGGGTAGCGGAAGATGCCATTACAGACAGGCATTATGTAAAGCCGGCAAAACTGCCGATATCCAGGAAGTCGAAGGAAAAGGTTCCGCTTCTTGACTGCTATACGGCGCCTTGCGAGAATGCCTGTCCGATCCACCAGGAGGTCAGCGCCTATATGCAGCTGGCAGGGGGAGAGAAGTATGAAGAGGCACTGCAGGTTATCCTGAACCGGAACGCGCTGCCATTTATTACAGGAACCATCTGCGCCCACGGCTGCCAGAGCCACTGCACGCGCAACTTCTATGAGTCGCCGGTGCAGATCCGCGATACCAAGCTGCAGTGCGCAAAGGCCGCATATGAGTCTGTTCTTTCATCTCTGAAGAAGCGGGATTGCTGCCATAAGAAGGTGGCCATCGTTGGCGGCGGGCCATCCGGCATGGCTGCAGCCTTCTATCTGGCAAGGATGGGGGCTGACGTCGCCATCTATGAGAAACGGCAGAAGCTGGGCGGAATCGTGAGCGCAGTGATTCCGGACTTTCGGATTGATGACAGCGTGATTGAAAAGGATGCCGCTCTGCTTGAGAAACTGGGGGTTAAGGTTTTCTATGGCAGGGAAGTCACTTCCGTCGCGGAACTTCAGGAAGAATATGATGCGGTTATTCTTGCCGTAGGCGCGTATAAGCGGGGACAGCTCAAGCTGGATGGCAAGGAAGTAAGAAATGCGCTGGAGTTTCTGGAAGAATTCAATCGGGCGAAGGGAAAGGTCAATCTTGGCAAGCGTGTGGTGGTGATCGGAGGCGGCAATACGGCCATGGATACGGCCAGGGCAGCCAAGCGGTGCGCGGGCGTAGAGTACGTATACCTGGTATACCGGCGGACGAAGCGATACATGCCGGCAGACGAGCATGAACTTCTGTTGGCGATTAAGGACGGGGTGGAGTTTAAAGAACTGCTGGCTCCGGACCGGATGGAAGAAGGCCGCCTGATCTGCAAGGTGACGAGGCTTGGCGAGCCGGATGGCTCCGGACGCGCCAGTGTCATCGTGACGGATCAGACAGAGGAAATTCCTGCGGATACGGTGATCGCGGCAGTCGGCGAACAGGTTCCTATTGACTTCTATGAGGCCAACGGCATCCATGTGGACGGCAAGGGCCGCGCCTTGGTAAGCGATTCCCTGGAGACAAATCGGAAGGGCGTTTATGTGATCGGAGACGGATTATTCGGACCATCCTTGGTGGTAAAGGGCATGGCCAATGCAATAAAGGTAGCGGAGTCTATTCTGGGCATGGAAATATCCGGCAGTATGGCGAAGGCAGCCAGGGAAGAAGAGATCTACGCAAAGAAGGGAATTCTCGCGGAACCGGGACAGAAGGAGGCGGACAGATGCCTAAGCTGCTCTACCGTATGCGAAAACTGCGTGGATGTCTGTCCAAACCGGGCAAATATATCCATTCACGTGCCGGGTATGGACAAAAGGCAGGTCATCCATGTAGACTATATGTGTAATGAGTGTGGTAACTGCAAGAGTTTCTGTCCATATAAAAGCGCGCCTTATCTGGATAAGTTTACCCTGTTCGCCAGCGAGGAAGATATGGCAGACAGCAGGAATGAGGGATTTACAGTGCTGGATAGGGGAAAGGCCTCCTGCAAGGTGCGGTATCTGGGTGAAGAGTTCGCATGGGAAAAGGGAAAAGATGCGAAACTTCCGCTGGGCCTTATGAGACTGATAGAGACCGTGTGCAGAGACTATACATATTTACTTTATAAATAA
- the hydA gene encoding dihydropyrimidinase codes for MKRLFRGGTVVSGDGLKKMDVLVKGEKILAMGEDLKFKDAEIVDVTGKLLFPGFIDPHTHMDLEVSGTVTADGFDTGTKAEIAGGTTCIIDFATQNKGESLSFALQHWHEKASCKASCDYAFHLALSDWKDEICEELEAVAAGGIHSFKLYMTYDAMMVDDKSMYEVLLRLKELGGIAGVHCENHGIIGARLDETLRNKGSRKNVADYPDTRPALAEAEAIGRLLKIARCVDTPVIIVHLSSKEGYEEIRRARDAGQTVYVETCPQYLLLDRSRYELEGQEARKYMIAPPLRNQEDQEVLWNALKEGTIQTIGTDHCSFTAQQKEMGAEDFSKTPCGMPGAQERPALIYHFGVNEGRITLEQMCSYLAENPAKLYHLYPRKGAILPGSDADIVVWNPETAWTLAAENQQSASGFCPMEGTQVKGRAEQVYLRGTLVAENGEIKEAYQGTHVKAEA; via the coding sequence ATGAAACGATTATTCCGCGGCGGCACCGTGGTAAGCGGTGACGGACTTAAAAAAATGGATGTCCTGGTGAAGGGTGAGAAGATTCTTGCCATGGGCGAGGATCTGAAATTTAAAGACGCAGAGATAGTAGACGTGACGGGGAAACTACTGTTTCCCGGGTTCATTGACCCGCATACCCACATGGATCTGGAGGTGTCGGGAACCGTGACTGCTGACGGGTTTGATACAGGAACCAAGGCAGAAATCGCAGGAGGCACCACCTGCATCATCGACTTTGCCACCCAGAATAAGGGGGAGAGCCTTTCCTTTGCCCTTCAGCATTGGCATGAAAAGGCCTCCTGCAAGGCCAGCTGTGATTATGCGTTCCATCTCGCCCTGTCCGACTGGAAGGATGAGATCTGCGAGGAACTGGAAGCGGTGGCAGCAGGCGGAATACATTCGTTCAAACTATATATGACATACGATGCCATGATGGTAGATGATAAAAGCATGTATGAGGTTCTCTTAAGGCTTAAGGAACTGGGCGGGATCGCAGGCGTGCACTGCGAGAACCATGGCATCATCGGGGCAAGGCTTGATGAGACGCTAAGGAACAAAGGCTCCAGGAAAAATGTGGCGGATTATCCGGACACCAGGCCGGCTCTGGCTGAGGCCGAGGCAATCGGCCGTCTGCTTAAGATTGCCAGATGCGTGGATACTCCGGTCATCATCGTGCATCTAAGTTCCAAGGAAGGATACGAAGAGATCCGAAGAGCAAGGGATGCAGGGCAGACGGTGTATGTGGAGACCTGTCCGCAGTACCTTCTGCTGGATAGAAGCAGATATGAGCTGGAAGGACAGGAAGCCAGGAAATATATGATCGCGCCTCCTTTAAGGAATCAGGAAGACCAGGAAGTACTGTGGAATGCCCTGAAGGAGGGAACGATACAGACGATTGGAACAGATCACTGCAGTTTTACCGCCCAGCAGAAGGAGATGGGGGCAGAAGACTTCTCCAAAACGCCCTGCGGCATGCCAGGAGCACAAGAGCGGCCGGCGCTCATCTATCATTTCGGCGTGAATGAAGGAAGGATTACTTTGGAGCAGATGTGCAGCTATCTGGCAGAGAATCCGGCGAAACTGTACCACCTTTATCCAAGGAAAGGGGCAATCCTGCCTGGAAGCGACGCGGATATCGTGGTGTGGAATCCAGAGACTGCGTGGACCCTTGCCGCCGAAAACCAGCAGTCGGCATCCGGGTTCTGCCCGATGGAAGGAACGCAAGTCAAAGGAAGGGCAGAGCAGGTCTATCTGCGAGGAACCCTGGTGGCGGAAAATGGCGAGATTAAAGAAGCATATCAAGGAACGCATGTAAAGGCAGAAGCATGA
- the yqeC gene encoding selenium cofactor biosynthesis protein YqeC has protein sequence MRIESYIEDGWKKQGSLYEALGLNRKEPGILSVVGAGGKTTVIARLMKEHEKRGIPVVVSTTTHIQQIKASYFLDKPSGQRMRQILKDKGKVWMGYPCGNGKIKAFTEQEQKKLLDEAIAMGACVLIEADGAKGRPCKAPADYEPVLHPDTVLVLSVYGLQAIGAAIEDSCLRVDKVEEILGKSGQDILTTHDIAILAASRKGGRKGVASSMDYQVILNQADDERLKEAAAGIGEELFRQGIRRVHRTTGLSEETGQLRVSGQTRLGGQEGTEE, from the coding sequence ATGAGGATAGAAAGTTATATAGAGGACGGCTGGAAAAAGCAAGGCAGCCTGTATGAAGCACTAGGATTAAATAGGAAAGAGCCCGGGATTCTCTCGGTCGTGGGAGCAGGAGGAAAGACGACGGTAATTGCCAGGCTTATGAAAGAGCATGAAAAGAGAGGCATTCCCGTCGTGGTGTCCACCACTACCCACATCCAGCAGATCAAAGCATCTTATTTTCTGGATAAGCCGTCCGGGCAACGCATGAGACAGATCCTGAAGGATAAGGGAAAGGTCTGGATGGGGTATCCCTGCGGGAATGGGAAGATCAAAGCATTTACGGAACAGGAACAGAAGAAACTGCTTGACGAGGCAATTGCGATGGGAGCCTGCGTGCTAATTGAGGCAGATGGGGCGAAAGGGCGTCCCTGCAAGGCGCCGGCGGACTACGAGCCGGTACTTCACCCCGATACGGTCCTGGTGCTGTCGGTCTATGGGCTGCAGGCAATCGGCGCAGCCATCGAAGATTCCTGCCTGAGAGTTGATAAGGTGGAGGAAATATTGGGAAAGAGTGGTCAGGATATCCTGACCACTCATGATATAGCGATATTAGCCGCAAGCAGAAAAGGCGGAAGAAAAGGCGTTGCCTCTTCTATGGATTATCAGGTGATTCTGAATCAGGCAGACGATGAAAGGTTAAAAGAGGCAGCGGCTGGAATCGGAGAGGAACTTTTCCGGCAAGGCATTCGAAGGGTACACAGGACGACGGGGCTGTCAGAAGAGACCGGACAGTTACGGGTATCCGGGCAGACAAGATTAGGTGGACAGGAGGGGACGGAAGAATGA